The Changchengzhania lutea genomic sequence TCCCTATAACCGTAGCCCTTTTAGATGGTACTGAATTTATTATTAATAATTTAACTGAATTAGAAAACACCATTAAAGCTTATGAAGATTATTGCGATGAAGATGACGACTATGATTATAATGATGATGATTGTAATAATTGCAACACCAATGAACTGATTGATTTTTTAACCAATTGCCCCGGTTGGACTGTAGATAAATTAGAACGCTATGGTAATGATTATGATGATGCCTATGATGGCTACACATTCAATTTTTTAAATGATGGAACAATCTCCGTTTCTTGGTCAAGCACTACCGTAAATGGCACTTGGACGGCTGCGGGTACAGGAAATAATATTACAGTAACTATAAATATCCCAAGTTTACCATATTGTAATAATGATTGGGTATTACATGAAATATCTGACTATTCTAAAACCAAAATCGATTTAAGAGTTGGTGATGATGATAGGTTAAGGTATTATAACAATTGCAATTAATAAAATAAGCTAGTAGAAATACTTTAATGAAAAAGAAAAATTTCAATTATCAAATGGTTAAGCATTTGATAACTAGCTCAAACTGCTTCAGTTAATAACTGAAGCAGTTATTTAAATTAAAAAGCTATGAAAAAAAAATGGTTTATATTAATAATACTAATCCTTCTAGCTATTGTAAGCTACAATTATATTTATAAAAACCATCGTGACATAGCTAATGAAACATCTCATTTTAAACTAACAGCAGCAGATATATCAAGCGAATTTGCAATAAACCCAACAAATTCTGAAATCAAATACCTCAACAAAACCATAGAAGTAACAGGTACAATAACAAACCTAAACCCCAACAATCTTACCTTAAATAATAAGGTGTTTTGCCAATTTTCAAATCGCATTCAAAAAACACTATCAAACAATTCCCAAATCAAAGTTAAAGGACGTTTTATAGGCTATGACGATTTATTAGAAGAAATCAAATTAGACCAATGTACTATTATACAATAATTTAAAATAATTACTATGAAAACAAAATTACTAACACTATTTTTTTTAGGAATAATAAGTGTAAACGCACAAATAACGCATAATCTAGATTGGAGAATTGGTATCGGAACAAGTATAGATTTAACCATTGATACTGGGGATACTGTTATTTGGACCTGGACCGATAGCGCACCTCATACCGTAACCAATAAATCTGGTAGCGCAGAAGTTTTTGATAGTGGAACAATTACAGGAAATGAAATGACTTATTCCAAAACGTTTACAGTTGTAGGAACAAACCCATACCAATGTGACATTCACCCTGGAAGTATGGCAGGTACAATAACAGTAGAAAATGCTCTAGGAATTGATGATTTTTTATTAAACAGCTTTTCTATTTCACCTAATCCTGCACGTTCTTATATTAAGTTAGATTCACCTTCACAATTAATTATCGATAATGTAAAGGTATTTGATGTTTTGGGAAAAGAAATTTATTCAAAAAATAAATTAGAAGAGCAAATAAATATATCAAATTTTAGCAAAGGCATATATATACTAAAAGTTTCATCCCTAGGAAAAATAAAAACAATCCGTTTGATAAAAATCTAATTTATAAATATCATTTTACTATTAAAACCAATCCAATGAAATATACTTTAATAGCACTTTTTCTTATCCCAATAATAACCTTTTCCCAAAACGATTTATTAGACGAAATTGATTCAGATTCGACGGGTTCAGATTATGCAACGGCCGCCTTTAAAGGGCTAAAGATTGTTAATTTTGAATCCACAAAACTAGTCGCAAAAAAAGACTTCACCTTTATTGTATCGCATAGATTCGGTAGCCTTAAAAATGGTATAGATACCTTCTTCGGTCTTGATGAAGCCGTAACGCGCTTAAATTTTGTTTTTGGAATTACTGATGGATTAAATATTGGTGTTTCAAGAAGTTCTTTTTTAAAGATTTATGATGTTTCCTTTAAATATAGACTCCTTAGACAGAAAGAAGGCGGATTCCCATTTACAGTTGTAGGATATAATTCTATTCTAATAAATACTGCTTTAGATAAGGACAATTTACCTTTACTTGAGTTTAAACATCGCTTAGGATATACCGCGCAATTATTGATATCCAAAAAAATAGATTCTAATTTATCAGTGGAAATAGCACCTACTTTCTTCCATGATAATTATGTAGTGGTTAACGAACAAGATAATTCGCAATTTGCAGTAGGCCTTGGAGGGCGCTATAAACTTACCAAACGCTGGTCCTTAAATGCAGATTACGGTTGGCACTTAAACAGAGTGAGTAATTCCCCGTTCAAAAACCCGTTATCTGTGGGAGTAGATTTGGAAACTGGAGGGCATGTATTCCAGATGCATTTTACCAATGCCCAAGCTATGAACACCAATGGTTTTTTAGGCCAAGGAACTGGCGATTGGGGAGATGGTGATATCTATTTTGGATTTAATTTAAGCAGACAATTTTAATAATTTTAACATTAATACTATGAAAAAGACACTTTACACAGGAATTTTATTATCAGCACTACTTTTTAGCTGTAGCAGTTCTAGTAACGACGATTTAACTGATGCACCAGACCCAAATCCAAATCCTGGAGCTAAAATCACTTACAATGCAAATATTAAATCTATTATGTCTGGTAATTGTACCTCTTGTCATGGGAGTACACCAACAAATGGGGCGCCTATGTCCTTAACAACCTATTCGCAAGTAACAAATGCTGTGCAAAACAGGGGCTTGATTGCAAGGATAAATAGCGTTTCCAATCCTATGCCACAAAACGGATTAATGCCTCAGAACACAAGAGATACCGTTCAACAATGGGTTGATGATGGCCTTTTGGAAAATTAATTTGATGAGATGAGAAAGCTACTATTTTTATTTGCCCTAATACATTTAAATTGCTTTGCGCAAAATAAATACTTAACAAGAACCGGAACCGTTGGTTTTGAGGCATCTGTTGCATCATTTGAAGAAGTTAAAGCAACCAATAGTTCGGCTACGGCAATTATTAATTCTGAAAATAATGAATTTGCAGCTTTAGTTTTGGTAAAAGGCTTCCGATTTAAAAATGCGCTTATGGAAGAGCATTTTAATGAAAATTATGCCGAATCTGATAAATATCCCAAAGCGACTTTTAAAGGAAAAATAATTGGTGAATCAAACAATTATCAAATAGATGGAACCTTGTCATTTCATGGAAAATCCAAACAAATACATGCGATCCCTATAAGGTGTTTAGTCAAAAATGAAATAATTAAAATTTCTGGAGACTTTGATGTTAATGTTTCCGATTTTGATATCAAAATCCCTAAGATAGTTCAGGACAAAGTTTCTGAAAGTGTTCATGTTTCATTTGCTTTTGACCTCAAAAAGAAATGAAGAGGCTGTCTGAAAGCGTTTTTTAATGTCATTCAGAACAATCGCTAAGCATCTTAATTAGTTAATTAATAATCTGAGTTCAATTGATATTCAAAATTCAAAAACTTGAATTTCAACAACAAATAATTCTTTTTCATATCCTGCAAGGTCTTATTTTGACCTTGTAGGTATTAGAATTAAAAAATAAACCTGCAAGCTTTTGAAAACCTTGCAGGTTATTAATGTCTTATCTTTTCTTAGATGCTTCATTTTCATTCAGAATGACACTTTTTAGACAGCCTTTTTTATTTACTTAAATACATTTTCCGTCTGGAATACAAATCGTAAAAGGCATCATCCTTTAAACTATCAATAAACAAAATACTTTCCCCAGTACTTTTCATTTCTGGCCCCAATTTTTTGTTCACATTAGGAAACTTATTAAATGAAAAAACAGGTTGTTTGATAGCATAACCGTCTAATTTTGGTTTAAAGTCAAAGTCGGTTACTTTATTTACACCAAGCATGACCTTAGTAGCGTAATTTACATAAGGCTCTCCGTAGGCTTTCGCAATAAATGGCACTGTTCTAGAAGCTCTAGGATTGGCCTCAATAATGTAAACCATATCGTCTTTAATAGCGAATTGAATATTTATTAAGCCAACGGTATTTAATGCTAAGGCAATCTTATGAGTATGATCGATAATTTGTTGCATTACCAAATCTCCAAGGTTAAATGGCGGTAATAAAGAGTTACTATCGCCTGAATGAATGCCACAAGGTTCAATATGCTCCATGATACCAATAATATAAACATTCTCTCCGTCGCAAATGGCATCAGCCTCTGCTTCAATAGCCCCTTCTAGGTAATGATCCAGTAGTAATTGATTTCCTGGCATCGCACCTAACAATCCAACCACATGTTCTTCCAGCTCCTTTTTATTAATAACAATTTTCATACCCTGACCTCCAAGAACGTAAGACGGCCTCACTAAAATAGGAAAATCCAAAACATCCGCAATTGCTGCAGCTTCATCCGCCGTAGTTGCAATATCAAACTCGGGATACGGAATATTATTTTCTTTCAGTAAATTAGAGAACAGCCCTCTGTCTTCAGCTAAATCTAAGGATTCAAAACTGGTTCCAATTATTTTAACACCATACTTCGTTAATTTTTCAGCAAGTTTTAAAGCGGTTTGACCACCAAGTTGCACAATAACGCCTTCTGGTTTTTCATGCTTTATGATGTCATATATATGTTCCCAAAATACGGGTTCGAAATACAATTTATCAGCCGTGTCAAAATCTGTAGACACAGTTTCTGGGTTGCAGTTAATCATGATGGTTTCATAACCACATTCCGCAGCAGCCAAAACGCCGTGAACACAACAATAATCAAACTCAATGCCTTGACCAATTCTATTTGGTCCAGATCCTAAAACAATAATCTTCTTCTTATCGGTTACTATACTTTCATTTTGAGCAAAACGGTTTCCATCTGCCGTTTCCATATCACTTTCAAATGTTGAATAGTAGTATGGTGTTTTCGCTTCAAACTCTGCCGCACAGGTATCAACAAGTTTGTAAACCCTATTGACACCCATTTCTTCGCGCTTGTTGTAAACCTCACTTTCTAGGCATCCTAACATATGTGCAATTTGTCGATCACCATAGCCCTTTTGTTTAGCCTCTAGCAACAAATCTTTCTGAATGGTATTGATATTAAATGTAGAAATTTC encodes the following:
- a CDS encoding OB-fold protein, whose amino-acid sequence is MKKKWFILIILILLAIVSYNYIYKNHRDIANETSHFKLTAADISSEFAINPTNSEIKYLNKTIEVTGTITNLNPNNLTLNNKVFCQFSNRIQKTLSNNSQIKVKGRFIGYDDLLEEIKLDQCTIIQ
- a CDS encoding T9SS type A sorting domain-containing protein, with protein sequence MKTKLLTLFFLGIISVNAQITHNLDWRIGIGTSIDLTIDTGDTVIWTWTDSAPHTVTNKSGSAEVFDSGTITGNEMTYSKTFTVVGTNPYQCDIHPGSMAGTITVENALGIDDFLLNSFSISPNPARSYIKLDSPSQLIIDNVKVFDVLGKEIYSKNKLEEQINISNFSKGIYILKVSSLGKIKTIRLIKI
- a CDS encoding DUF5777 family beta-barrel protein; this encodes MKYTLIALFLIPIITFSQNDLLDEIDSDSTGSDYATAAFKGLKIVNFESTKLVAKKDFTFIVSHRFGSLKNGIDTFFGLDEAVTRLNFVFGITDGLNIGVSRSSFLKIYDVSFKYRLLRQKEGGFPFTVVGYNSILINTALDKDNLPLLEFKHRLGYTAQLLISKKIDSNLSVEIAPTFFHDNYVVVNEQDNSQFAVGLGGRYKLTKRWSLNADYGWHLNRVSNSPFKNPLSVGVDLETGGHVFQMHFTNAQAMNTNGFLGQGTGDWGDGDIYFGFNLSRQF
- a CDS encoding YceI family protein, whose protein sequence is MRKLLFLFALIHLNCFAQNKYLTRTGTVGFEASVASFEEVKATNSSATAIINSENNEFAALVLVKGFRFKNALMEEHFNENYAESDKYPKATFKGKIIGESNNYQIDGTLSFHGKSKQIHAIPIRCLVKNEIIKISGDFDVNVSDFDIKIPKIVQDKVSESVHVSFAFDLKKK
- the carB gene encoding carbamoyl-phosphate synthase large subunit, which encodes MPKNSQLKSILIIGSGPIIIGQACEFDYSGSQALRSLREDGIETVLINSNPATIMTDPSMADHIYLLPLTTKSLIQILKEHPQIDAVLPTMGGQTALNLCIEADEKGIWKDFGVEIIGVDIDAINITEDREQFRELMLKIGIPMAPQATATSYLKGKEIAQEFGFPLVIRASFTLGGDGAAIVYKEEDFDELLRRGLEISPIHEVMIDKALIGWKEYELELLRDSNDNVVIICSIENMDPMGIHTGDSITVAPAMTLSDRTYQRMRDMAIHMMRSIGDFAGGCNVQFAVSPDENEDIIAIEINPRVSRSSALASKATGYPIAKIAAKLALGYHLDELKNQITKSTSALFEPTLDYVIVKIPRWNFDKFEGSDRTLGLQMKSVGEVMGIGRSFQEALHKATQSLEIKRNGLGADGKENKNYEQIIEKLTNASWDRVFIIYDAILMGIPLSRIHEITKIDMWFLKQYEELHKLRIEISTFNINTIQKDLLLEAKQKGYGDRQIAHMLGCLESEVYNKREEMGVNRVYKLVDTCAAEFEAKTPYYYSTFESDMETADGNRFAQNESIVTDKKKIIVLGSGPNRIGQGIEFDYCCVHGVLAAAECGYETIMINCNPETVSTDFDTADKLYFEPVFWEHIYDIIKHEKPEGVIVQLGGQTALKLAEKLTKYGVKIIGTSFESLDLAEDRGLFSNLLKENNIPYPEFDIATTADEAAAIADVLDFPILVRPSYVLGGQGMKIVINKKELEEHVVGLLGAMPGNQLLLDHYLEGAIEAEADAICDGENVYIIGIMEHIEPCGIHSGDSNSLLPPFNLGDLVMQQIIDHTHKIALALNTVGLINIQFAIKDDMVYIIEANPRASRTVPFIAKAYGEPYVNYATKVMLGVNKVTDFDFKPKLDGYAIKQPVFSFNKFPNVNKKLGPEMKSTGESILFIDSLKDDAFYDLYSRRKMYLSK